From Alloacidobacterium dinghuense:
CAAAGAGATCGAATCGCTGCTGGGCACGCGGGTCTTTCTTGAGCTGCATGTGATCGTGGAAGAGAACTGGCGCGAGCGCCGCGGATTTGTCGAATCGCTGGATTGGCGAAGGCAGATCGAAGAGCTTGGCAAGCGCGACGAAGAGAAGTAGCCGTCCTATTCGCGGACGCTTATGCCCAGCGTGCGCATTTTCCGATAGAGATGGCTGCGCTCCAGCCCAAGCGACTCAGCCGCGCGGCTGATGTTGCCGTGGCACTCATCGATTTTTTTCAGGATGTAGTCGCGCTCGTAGGCTTCGCGTGCCTGGTGCAGTGTGCTGAAGTCTTCGCTGCGTTTGCTCGTGCCTCGATGCACCAGCATGGGCAGGTGCTTGCGCTCGATGCGCGGAGCCTGCGGGTTGAGGATCAGGACACGCTCGATGAGATTTTTCAGCTCACGCACATTGCCGGGCCAGTGGTATTGCTTGAGCAGATCAATGGCGTCTTCGCCAATGTCGACGCGGGTGCGGCCATATTCACGCCCGAAGGCTCGCAGAAAATCACGAGTGAGGAGCGAAATGTCTTCCTTGCGGTCGCGCAGCGGCGGAACGTAAAACGGGATTACGTTTAAGCGGTAAAAAAGGTCTTCGCGAAAGTTGCCCTTCGCAATCTCCTCTTCAAGATTCTTATTGGTTGCCGCAATGACGCGAACGTCGACGCTCATGGCGTGCAATGCACCGACCGGCGTGAAGCGCTGCTCGTCCAGCGCGCGTAATACCTTTGCCTGCGTCTTCAGGCTCATATCACCGACTTCATCGAGAAAAAGAGTGCCGCCGTCAGCCCGTTCGAAGGTGCCGCGTTTTTCTGGCGGACCTCCAGGAATCGCGCTATTGCGATAGCCGAAGAGTTCGCTTTCGATGTAGTCCTCGGGGATGGCGGCGCAGTTCAGCTCGACGAAGACGCGGTCACGGCGCTGGCTCTCGGCGTGGATAGCGCGCGCGATGAGTTCCTTGCCGCTCCCGGACTCGCCGAAGATAAGAACGCGGCCATTCGTTGGCGCCATGAGCCTGATCTGCTGACGCAGCGCCTTGGCTGCAACGCTCTCGCCTGTGATGGGCGTCTGCAGCGCAAGCTGGCGTTTGAATTCGAGATTCTCGCTGCGCAGCCGTTTGGCCTCGATCGCATTCTTGACGACGATCAGCGTTCTCTCGAGCGAGAGCGGCTTTTCCAGGAAGTCGAAGGCGCCGAGCTTCGTGGCGCGCACAGCGGTCTCAATCGTACCGTGCCCGGAGATGATGATGACCTCAGGCTTATTGTCGGTTTCGAGCGAACGAATTTCGTTCAGCACTTCGAGGCCGTCGCGATCAGGCAGCCAGATGTCGAGAAGCATGACATCGTAGCTGACATCCCGCAACAGTACGAGTGCCTCGTTGCCCGTTCCGGTGCTGGCGACGGCGTAATTCTCTTCACGCAGGATTTCTTCGAGGAGCTTGCGAATATCAGCTTCGTCATCCACGACCAGGAGGTGATTCATCGAGCGGCCTTGTCGAAAGAGGTTTGAGCTTGGATCGTTTGCACTGCTTCGCTGCCGTTGATATTGCCATTCGTATGTGTTGCGAAGGGAAGCTCGATAATAAAGCGCGCGCCAAGAGGATGGTTCTGCTCTGCGCGAATGGCTCCTTGATGATCCTGAATGATCTTGGACGCGATGGCGAGTCCGAGGCCGGTGCCGCGCTGTTTTGTTGAGAAGTATGGCAGGAAGAGGCGCTCCCGAGTCTCATCGGTCAGACCGTGACCGGTGTCAGTGATCGTGACTTCCGCCATTTCGTGATGATCCGTAAGACCGGTTTCGACGGTCAATACGCGCAGGCGGCTCTCCTGCATAGCCTCGGCAGCATTATCGATCAGATTCGCGAGGGCGCGCTTCAATGCTTCCGCATCCGCCATGACGGGCGGAAGCTGCGGGGAAAGGCGCACGTCCACGCGGATGTCGCCGAGCCGGTCTTCAAAGAGGCGCAGCGCATTTTGCACGATGAAATTGAGGTCGGCCGGCTTCGGATGAGCGGTCGGAAATTGTGCCAGCGCCGCGAATTGATCGACCAGCGTGCGCAGAGTTTCAACCGAGCCGAGGATCACGTCACTGCAGGAGCGGATGACGCCCGGCGACTCCGGCGCGTTGCGATCGATATGTCTCTTGATGCGCTCTGCCGAAAGGGCGATCGGCGTGAGCGGATTCTTGATCTCGTGCGCGATACGTTGCGCGACTTCCTTCCATGCAAGCTGCCGTTGTGCCTGGAGAAACTCCGTGACGTCCTCAAGCACGAGAATAGAACCGCGGCGGTTCTGGCCAAGTTGCAGCATGGCCATGGTGGCGGCAAGGTTCAACTTGCCTTTGGGGTTGCGCATCTCGAATTCGGTTGCGGCGACTCCCATGCGTTGCGCGCGACGCGCAAGCAGGGTGAGTTCGTTGGCGATGTCCTCGGGAACGACGCTGGTGAGCGGAATGCCGCTGAGAGACTGCGGCGCTCCCGGCGGCAGAAGATCGGCGAAGGCCTGATTGGCCTGCGTGATTTGAAGCGTCGCGTCCAGGGTAACTACGCCGCCCGGAATGGTCTCAAGAATCGTTTCGAGCTCGCGGCGGCGCTCTTCCAGTGTGGTATTGGCCTCGAACAGTTGCGATGTCGACTGCTCGGCGATCATGCGGCTCTGTTCAAGATCGGCCGCCATGTGATTGAAGGCTTGCAGGAGTTCGCCGAGTTCTTCCGTTGCGGAGATGGT
This genomic window contains:
- a CDS encoding sensor histidine kinase, which codes for MKHKRVTIIALGSILIVLLLVLASLNAFRLNFLYPHSVAAIFLFTTLTVIVFLLFLLLLVLLSRNILKIYADRRNRLLGSRLRSRMLVGALLLSFAPAAFMFFFSFGLMNRSIDRWFSQPVSQLREDSTRIALELSHYVTQNARAEAESLARSEAIGLNYQAGNTTALLDEIRTHRITLQGGFAVIYRDENAITQYQLPSASGPVKIRAWMDDNATQVQSGQPPTSVIRKAAQRTDEPVASIGDTDYALGMASTSGGGIIVVGLPLPSGLSKTVGEIRAGTEQYWAIYRQRRSIRSTYLLLLLLLTALTFFASSWLAWFFSKQITRPLENLADAMDEIAAGHYQQRVTISATEELGELLQAFNHMAADLEQSRMIAEQSTSQLFEANTTLEERRRELETILETIPGGVVTLDATLQITQANQAFADLLPPGAPQSLSGIPLTSVVPEDIANELTLLARRAQRMGVAATEFEMRNPKGKLNLAATMAMLQLGQNRRGSILVLEDVTEFLQAQRQLAWKEVAQRIAHEIKNPLTPIALSAERIKRHIDRNAPESPGVIRSCSDVILGSVETLRTLVDQFAALAQFPTAHPKPADLNFIVQNALRLFEDRLGDIRVDVRLSPQLPPVMADAEALKRALANLIDNAAEAMQESRLRVLTVETGLTDHHEMAEVTITDTGHGLTDETRERLFLPYFSTKQRGTGLGLAIASKIIQDHQGAIRAEQNHPLGARFIIELPFATHTNGNINGSEAVQTIQAQTSFDKAAR
- a CDS encoding sigma-54-dependent transcriptional regulator — encoded protein: MNHLLVVDDEADIRKLLEEILREENYAVASTGTGNEALVLLRDVSYDVMLLDIWLPDRDGLEVLNEIRSLETDNKPEVIIISGHGTIETAVRATKLGAFDFLEKPLSLERTLIVVKNAIEAKRLRSENLEFKRQLALQTPITGESVAAKALRQQIRLMAPTNGRVLIFGESGSGKELIARAIHAESQRRDRVFVELNCAAIPEDYIESELFGYRNSAIPGGPPEKRGTFERADGGTLFLDEVGDMSLKTQAKVLRALDEQRFTPVGALHAMSVDVRVIAATNKNLEEEIAKGNFREDLFYRLNVIPFYVPPLRDRKEDISLLTRDFLRAFGREYGRTRVDIGEDAIDLLKQYHWPGNVRELKNLIERVLILNPQAPRIERKHLPMLVHRGTSKRSEDFSTLHQAREAYERDYILKKIDECHGNISRAAESLGLERSHLYRKMRTLGISVRE